TCTAAAAACGCCATATATCGCAACGACGTCACCTTTTTCATTTGTTTCAATGTCACCAATCACTTCTACCTTTACTTTTTTACCAAGTGTGTGAATTATCGAACTTTTGAAATGAAAGCCACATTTGCCTTGAATAGCTTGATTAATAAAGTGCTCAACTTTTGGACGTTCGCTTATCTCGTAAAAATCTATAGCTGTCGCTAAAGTCGGAGAATACTCTTGTTTGTTAACGCCATGTATTTCATAGATACCGTCAGACCAATATACCTGCTGTTTATTTAGGTCTAGACGCCAATGTCCCGACCTAAAGAGTTTTTCAGATAACTGTAAATAACTACTTTGCCGCGTTGGAACACGATTATTAGAAACTGGTAAGATCTTAGTTAGATAAAGAATTGCGTCAATTTCGCTATGTGTCACTTTAATCGAACAGCTTACCGATTGCGTATTTTTGTTGATAATAGCAATTGTTGGATCTTGATCAGCGTTCTTTTCTAAATCGCCATTCAATAATTGCTCTAGGTTATCAAAACCGCTTTGAACAAATTGCTCTATATAAAGCCCTTCTATTTCTTGCGAAGCATAGCCAGTTAATTTTTCAGCAACATGATTACACTCAATAATGCGTGCTTGAGTGTTAACACGAATAACAGCATACGGAATACTTTCTAGATTCAGCTGTGTCATTAGAACAACACATCCTCATCATTAAATTCGTTGTGAACTTCTTCCTCTTCTTCTGAACGATTAAGCGCTTTTAACTCATCAACCTTTTCTAATGCGCCATCCAGCAAATTTGTCACTTCGAAAAAATTCACATCGTCTTGCGTATGTTTTTTCAACGCATTATGAACAAGGTCAGTTAAATACTCTTCTTGTTCAATGGTCATATCTAAGACATGAAAACTCAAACCAATACTTTGTACTATTTCATTCATCACTTCTTGGTTATGGTGTTTAGAGACTTGAATCATTTTCTTTGTTTTTGACACCGCCTGCTGGATTTGTTCTTGCACGTTGATAAGCGACTCCTTGTAAATGAGGAACTCCATTCGAGCACCAACACATTCAATAACAGAAGCAAAAGCATCAACATAAATGTCAGTGTCTATACTATCTTCTTCTAGGTTTAATACGAGGATAGACACTAAAGGATGATTAAATATGGTTCGATTACCAAACCGATGTAACCTAGGTTTTATCTTCAATAGCTCCATCACGCTCTTTTCAACAGGGGAGCAAAAACCATTGGTTGAGTTAAAGTATTCAGCCTCTTTATTAAGAGGATAAAAGGCAATACAGCCTTTTAATGACATGGTATAAAAAAAAGAAAAGATTTCATCACGAATTTTTTCGATTGAAAAACAGCTATTTAATCGAGAGGTAAGTTGCATACAAGCACCGTATTTTGATGCTTGCGCCATAGACACATTAATCACATGTTCCTTTGATGATATCTCGTGCTCAAATCGGCTAATTTGCTGTTGATAGGTGATCAATTTCTCAAGCTTATTGGTCAGCGCTAACAAAGAAATAGGTTTTGCTAAAAAATCATCTGCGCCGCACTCCAGACCTTTTAAAATGGCTTCTTCAGTAGCTAACCCCGAATACAGAACAAAGGAGCGAGCGACATTACCTGATGCGGTGTGATTTTTAATCCATGCAGAACCTTTCTCCTCACCTATGTTTTCATCGACAAGAGCTATATCAAATACATGATGGTCTTTAATAATTGATTCCGCCTGAGTCAGCGTAGCGGCAATTGAAACTTGAAAGGTACCTTCAAGTGCCTCTGCTAATAATTCCAAATAATTGATGTCGTCGTCAATAACTAACACTGTAGGCTTAGACATTTTAAAACTCCCTTTTTATTCACTGGCATTAAAGTAAAAATAAGCGATAAACACATAATTTACAGGACTATTTACTGAACCTTACGTTACCTCAGTATAGTCAATTTAAATTGTTTACATTGATAGCATGCCACTAATTCCATACATAACTTGCTTGTACTTGGTTTCCTCGGTCAACATATTCTAATGACTCGCATAATTGACTCACTAATCGAATACCTCTACCACTTAATTTTGTCGTTTCTTCAGCTTTATTCATTTGATGTTTAATAATCATGTCATTGTATTTTTTAACATTAAAGCCATTGCCACTATCTGCAATACCAATAACAACACGACCACCTGAAAAATTAGGATAGAAGCTTAAATTGATCTCTACAAAGCCACCTGTAATCACTTTTAAACGGCGCTCTCTTTCCATAAAGTACTCTGCAAACCCATCCGCGCAAGATTTCATCGTTGAGTCTAGACCCAACACACCATGATCAAGTGAATTAACGAAAAGCTCTGTTAAAATAGTAAACAAGCTTTGCAAGTGGTCTTTATTACCTTCAATTTCTTGGATTTGGCTCATCGCTAAGGGAATAGGGTTAACATGAGATAACTTGCTGCCTACTAATTTAAGTCGCCATTGCCAAGTAGCTTCAACATCAAATAAAGAGTCGCTTTCTTTATCTAGTAACGGAGCAGCACTAACCGCAAGGGTTTGTTGCCAGCCCTGGCAAGGGATATCAATGAGTGAAATGTCATCTTCTTGTGGCATATTTTGACAAAACTTTTCAACACTCGTTGACACTTCGTTTTTAATGTTATCGCGTAAAATACCCGTGGCGGCAGCTTGTTCAAATCGTTCAAATTCATACATTTCACCTTGTGAATTTCGCGCTTCGACAATGCCATCACTGATCAGCACTACTCGGTCAGTTTCTTCGACCGTAAAAACACTTAACCTTGCATCTTTAAGTAAGGCAGGCATTACACCTATTGGAGGATGATTTGATGAAATTCGATGCTTGATATTGCCTGATTGACCAAAAATATAAACATCAGGGAGACCGGCATTAAAGATATATACCGTATTATCATGGCTAGACACCGTGACAAAAGCCGCCGCTAAAAAAAGATCTGGCGGTAACAGCTGATGTAACTGCTGATTAACTTGGCTAATAATATCAATTAAAGAAAATCCTTTTCTTGTCATTGTTCTAAACGTTTCAGCTAAAGGTATTGCACCAATTGATGAACGTAAGCCATGACCAGTAAAATCGCCTAACATAACATTAACATCACCATTTGGACCTAATGCTGTCAGTTGAATATCACCACTAAATAAAGCTGCTGCCTTTTTAAGAATACCAATTTTATCTCGTGCATAATTCCTCGCTTCAATGACACCTGACATCAACTGTTCAGCCAGTTCTGCATCTTTTTGCTGGGCTTGTTGCAGTGCTTTATTTTTTAATATTAAATCACTAATACGTTGAATTGATTTTATTTTTGCTTTAAACACTGTTGGGGAAAATGGCCTGACTAAAATACCATCTCCGCCAGCTTCAATACTGTCGATATACGCCTGTTCAGTCGACATACTCGTTATGAATATTAATGGACAAAGGCTATTATCTTTAGACAACGCTTTTATTTGTCTTGCCGCTTCATAACCATCCATGATAGGCATATTTATATCCATCAATACCAAATCTGGTTGATATTTGATATACATTGAAACGCCTTGAGCACCATCACTTGCGCATTGTACGCGATAGCCTTCTTCCTTTAACAATACTCCTAGCACTTTGCATTGCATATCCGAATCGTCAACAACTAAGGCAAGTTTTTCGTTACCGATTGTTTTATTCATATTAGTGCTCTATGGTCATTAAGCGATGAAACTGCGCTATTTCTAATATTTTATTTACCGCATCATTCGGGTTTACAATTTTTAAATGTCCAGACACATTTTCTGCATGATCTTTTAACAGCAAAATCATCCCTAACGCTGAGCTATCCATATATGAAGTATGAGACAAATCGAGTATAAATGAAGTACCTAACGTATTAGCCTCAACATAAGCTTCTTTAAATTTTTGATGCGAAGAAAAGTCAAAGCGATCATTAATCGAAATGGTGACTGTTTTATCATCTGCTGATACTTGTTTTTTTACGTTCATTTTTATTCCTAAATCGGTTACTTAAAATAATTCCACATCGCCTTCATCCATTGAAGACTGGGAAACACTGCGTTTACTATCCATATCATGGGTTCTGTCTATGATGTTTTGGCAATCATTTGCTAACGCTTTAAGCTGCTTGGAAGCACCCTTATCTTGCGTATCAAATTGAACAATACGCGTAGATAATTGTTTTAAACTATCTAGATTATGTTCAAGAGACGATAAGGATTGATAGGTCAAATCTTCAAACTGTAATGATCTAACCGCTATGCCTACTGTCTCAGATATTTTTGGTGAAATTGTGGCAAGTTCTTCAACAATATGTGCACTTTGTTCATTCATATCTTGCACTTGTTGCATCATGATACTGACATTATTTTTAGCTTCTAATGTAGATGTCATATCAGCTGAGGCCATTTGCTCAACAGCGTCTCGTAATTTTTGAATAATGGTTTTTGCATCACTAATCTGAATACGTATGTCATTATTTAGTTCGGTTGAGCTAACAGATAACGTCCTGACTTCATTAGCAACTACAGCAAACCCTCTGCCAGCATCACCCGCACGTGCAGCTTCTATCGCAGCATTAAGCGCTAACAAATTAGTTTGGCTTGCCAGATTTTCAACCTGACTGATTAAATTAAAAATACCGTCAAACTGTTCTACCATGTCATCAGTATATGACATCGTTTGTAGACTTTGCTTACTCGTATTAACAATCACATCGACAAAGCTTTCTAAGGTTTTACCTGAATCAAGTACAAACTCTTCTAACGTTGTTGAGTGATCCTCACCAATACCTTGGCTATTCTCAATAACAGCGTTAATCATTTGTTGTTGCTCAACGCTGAGACTCTGTAAATATTGGAAACTATCTGAAATGCCAGCCACCGCATCTTTTACCAATGTTTTCGTGCGACTTATTTCTTTTTCTATCACATTTACTTGTAATTCAATAACTTTTTCAATTTGACTTAAAGTATCTTTAATCGCAGGGTCTTGGTTTATATTTCGCTCTACCTTCTGCGTTGACGTAACATTTCCCTTGTGTTTCTCGAGCCAAAACACACCAATTAAACAAACAAAGTTTGCAACTAAGCATATTATGCTAAGCGCTGCCCAGTTCAATAGCAGCATATTAATGCTCAACAATATTGTTGAGAGTAACAATGCAATAAATAACTGTTCTCTATTGACCATTCAGGTAAACCTCCCGCATTTTTGTTCGCTCTAAACCTGCATATTTTAGAAGCTGCCCTGCTATGTTAGTTAAATCAAACTCTTCGCACTGAGCATTTAAGCGATGTGCACTACCTGGCATCCCCCAAATTAGACTACTTTGTCTATCTTGAATGACGGTTCTTGCACCCAGCTCTTTTAAACACAACATTCCTTTCGCACCATCCTGCCCCATTCCTGTAAGTAATACCGCTTGTACGTTGTCAGCTACCTCTTGTAACGAATAAAAAAGTACATCAACAGATGGTTTATGACGGTTCACCGGTGGTGAATCGTCTAAAACACAAAATAACCCACCACCTTTATGCGCGACTGTTAAGTGCATGTCACCTGGCGATATATAGGCATTACCACTTTTAATCTTTTGTCCATGTTTTGCTTCTTGTACTTGTATCTCACAACACGCATTTAAACGATTGGCAAACCTTTCACTGAACGTTTTAGGAATATGCTGGGTGATAACAATACCAGGGGCGTTGGAAGGCATAGATATTAATACCTGTTTAATGGCTTCAGTGCCACCGGTAGAGGCGCCAATTGCGACGAGGTGATTTGCTCTTTTAGAACCAGTAAAGCGAATCGCAGTATGCCCTTCTCGCTTCAATGACGCTTTTGCTAAAGCATAATTTTTTTGATCTATCGCTACCGCTGATTTAACCTTTTCAAGCAACACCGATTCAAAGCTGTCTTTGGTACTCAATAAGTCTTCAAAACTAGGTTTAGCAATAAAGTCTACAGCACCTAATTCAAGGGCTTCCAGTGTTATATCAGCACCATGTGTGGTTAAAGTAGACAGCATAACAACAGGCATAGGCCTTAACCGCATTAAGTTACTTAAAAACGTTATGCCATCCATTTTCGGCATTTCTACATCAAGTGTTAGTACATCAGGGTTTAATTGTTTAATTTTTTCTCGAGCTTCAAAGGGATCTTTTGCTTCACCTACAACCTCAATTAACTCATCTTGGTTAAGAATCTCGGTCACTATATTGCGTATTACAGACGAATCATCAATAACAAAAACTTTGATTTTATTCATTGAGACAACCTTTAAAAGAGTTCAATTTCGCCATCAACCTGTTGAGTATCAATACTCGATCTATAATTAGTTTCGCGTTTGGCAATAGTATCGTTGTGCAAATTATCAAGTTTCTTCACAAGCGCACGGCCACTTTTCGGGTCAAACAACACTTTTCTTGGATAATAAGAGCCGATATCTGACCCCATTATTTTTATGTTTTCTTTTTCAAGATATTCCAAAACAAAGGTTATATTTTTTTGTCCGACATCAGACATTTGCTTTAATACCTTGCCGCCACCAAACACCTTCGCGCGCAAATTTATTCTTCTGCCACCGTTTTTTAAAATGGTATTAACAAGGTGTTCCATGGCAAAATTACCATACCTTGTTGCATCACTCGTTTGCCCCCTTTGTCCCCAATCTACTTCATGGGCTTCTTTATCGGTCAACGGCAACATAAAATGATTCATGCCTCCTAAACCAACTTTATTGTCCCAAATACAAGCAGAAATGCAGGAGCCTAATGTCGTCGCAATCATGACGTTGTCTTGGGTCATATAAAACTCACCGGGTAATATTTTTGCAACGACCGTTTGCCGGTGTTTATCCCAATAATGATTAATATGCTCAAACTCAGGTAAACAGTGTATGACACATTGTTGTACTTCATGTTGATGGCTAACTAAGCTCATAAGTATTGCCCATATACATTGTTGCTACTCCGGTTTACGAAATATAGTTCGACCAACATTAATAAAATATTTCTGATAGCTTCCCAAGTTTTCACTGTGACCAAGTATTAGTAAGCCGCCAGGTGCTAACATTTCGTAATAACGTTCAAACAATTCAAGCTGCGTTGGTTTATCAAAATAAATAATGACATTACGACAGAAAATCACATCAAATGGTCCCGACATAGGCCAACCATTTAATAAGTTTAGTTGCTTAAATGTGATGAGTTGTCGAATGGAACTATCAACTTTAACGTTGTCGCTATTTTTCCCTATTCCGCGGTGAAAAAAGCGCTTCTTATAGTCTTCAGGTAAATCTTCGATACGATTTTGTGCATAAATACCAGATTTTGCTTTTGCTAATACTTCACTATCAATATCTGTAGCAAGTACTTTTATATCCCACGAAGAAAGATAAGGTTTCAACGCTTTATATAAGGTAATAGCAATGCTATATGGCTCCTCTCCAGTAGAACACGCAGAAGACCAAGCACGTATTCTTTTCCTGTTCGCATTTTTCAAAATCAACTGCGGCAATTCATGAGACAACAAATAGTCAAAGTGATGCTTCTCTCTAAAAAAACTTGTTAAATTTGTTGTGATCGCGTTAATAAAAAATGGTGTCTCTTGCTCACTGTTATCTCTGAGTAAACAACAATACTCACTAAAAGAGGATAGCTTTCGTTCGCGTACAATTCGCGTTAAACGACGATAAACCATTTCACGCTTACTATTGTTTAGTACAATGCCAGTACTTTGGTAGACGAATTGACAGATAAAGCTGAATTCTTTATCTGTCAATCTAAAAGCCTTCTCCCTGATTTGACTCATAAGTAACGCTTAAAACTCTTCCCACTCTTGATCTGATGCGATTGGCTCACGTCTTACTCTCGCTTTACTAATGGGTTTATCTATTGCTTTTCGTGTAATACGCGTTACAGGAGCAACACTCGCTGGTGCGGCTTCGTGTTCACCATTGTTAAAAAATGAAACCTGTTCTAATAAACTTTGTGCTTGGTCTTCCATTGATTTACTTGATGCAGCTGCTTCTTCAACCAACGCTGCATTTTGCTGCGTCATTTCATCCATTTGACTGACGGCAGCACTCACTTCACCAATACCCGCAGCTTGCTCTTTACCGGCACTATCAATGTCACCGATCATTTTTCCAACTTCTTCGATGGATGCCACTAGTTCTGTAAATGTTTGCCCTGTTTCATCTACAAGTTTGGTACCTTGGCCTACTGCATCAACACTATCGTTGATTAAGCCTTTAATCTCTTTAGCGGCGCCTGCCGAGCGCTGTGCTAAGTTACGCACTTCGGCCGCTACAACGGCAAATCCTCTACCTTGCTCGCCAGCTCTTGCAGCTTCAACGGCGGCATTTAGTGCCAACAAGTTCGTTTGAAAGGCGATTTCATCAATAACGCTTATAATATCGGCAATTTTCTTACTCGACTTATTAATATCGCTCATTGCCGTAATGGCATTTTTAACCACAGCACCGCCATTTGTTGCTTTATCCATCACATCAACCGATAGCTTTCTTGCCTCAGTTGCATTATCGGCATTTTGTTGCACAGTACTGGTGATTTCTTCCATTGCCGATGCTGTTTCTTCAAGACTAGAGGCTTGTGATTCTGTACGATGACTTAACTCATTATTGCCTTCTGCTATCTCTCGTGCAGAATCAAATACGTTAGTAGAAGCGGCTCTAATAGCTTCCACCATATTGTTTAGATTATTAATTGAGCCATTCATTGCATTGGATAGCGCTAAAAACTCACCTGCATATTCACCATCCATTGTTTGAGAAAGATCACCATCAGAAAGCGCTTGGGCAACATTAATTGCTTCGGTAATGGGTTCGACAATTGCATTCATTAAATTATTAATTGATTCACCTAAGCCTTTCATGAAGCCAGAATATTCTTCTGTAGCAATTCGACTATCTAATTTTCCTGATATTGCATCATTAATGAGTTTCTCGACTTGATTTTGAGCATCCCTTTCTTCGGTGAGATCTAGCCATTGCACCGCAGTTCCTACATGATTGCCATCTTCATCTTTTAACGCAATTGCGATAAGTTCAAAGGTTAACCCTGCAACCGATATTTCAGCTTTATAGGGCAAATTTTCAGGGTTACCAAGTAAGTTTTGCTGATGTGCGGGGTTTTGATGAAAGCTATCAAAGTTTGTTCCTATCATGGTATCTACACTGAACGAAGGTAAAACAGTTCTTAACCGCGCTTCACGCCTCTTAAGCATAGCCTTCACTGCGGGGTTCGCATATACAATATTACCTTTTAAATCAGCCATCATTAAGTTAGTTGACATCCCCTCTACTGCAGATGTTAATCGCCCCACTTCAACTGATTTTGCTCGCGCAACGGTTACATCTTGCCATTCAAGACTATTACCTATGTAGTTACCACGTAAATCCAACACTGCAGTAACATTCAATTCAAAAATCAGATGTTCAATTCGAATATCCGTTTTAAATGGTAAGTTACTTGGATCACTCAATAACTCACGTTGGTGTGCTGGGTTTTTATGGAAACCGTCAATACAGGTGCCTAAGATTGATTCTTCATCAGCTTTAAATCCTGGCCACTTATTTGCAAAGGTTGCTTCATGCTTTTTCAATAGGTCTAATGTCGCGTAATTGGCATAGGTAATGATAAAATCACGGTCAATTAGCATACTGGGGGTAACTGATTGATCTATCGCACCTTGTAGTTGTGCCGCTTTATCTTCAGCAGCCCTTGTTGCTGTTACATCACTCCACTCCAGGGAGTTGCCAATATAATTGCCGTCTGCATCATTAATCGCCGTTACATTCAATTCTATAATAAGGTGCTCAATGTTAATATCAGTAACATAAGGTAGATTGCTGGGATCAGACAACATTTTACGTTGATGCTCAGGTTTAACATGAAAGACATCAATGCATGTACCTAAAATTTTATCTTTTTCTGCTCTAAAACTTGGCCATTTCTGTTGAAATACAGCTTCGTGCTTTTTCAATAATTTCATCGTTGATTCATTAACGTAGTTAACAATGAAGTCTCGATCTATCATCATAAAAGCAGTGCCAGACTGCTCTATCGCAGCACTAATAAATAGCCCTTGGTCGTCAGTTTTACTGTTCATAGCTTTAGTGTTCCTTGTCGAGTTATCTTTTATATCTGCTGCATTCGCAGCCGCAATCATGGTTGTAGATAGTTTTTTATACACAGCGAGCCAAGCTCGCTTAACTGGTGCTTTAAAATCGTCACCTAAGCCAATTTCTAGCGTTTTAATAAGCGCTTCTCCAACCGTGTCATAATGCTCTGGTTTTACACCGTACTTAACGTGGC
The Thalassotalea hakodatensis genome window above contains:
- the cheD gene encoding chemoreceptor glutamine deamidase CheD, which produces MSLVSHQHEVQQCVIHCLPEFEHINHYWDKHRQTVVAKILPGEFYMTQDNVMIATTLGSCISACIWDNKVGLGGMNHFMLPLTDKEAHEVDWGQRGQTSDATRYGNFAMEHLVNTILKNGGRRINLRAKVFGGGKVLKQMSDVGQKNITFVLEYLEKENIKIMGSDIGSYYPRKVLFDPKSGRALVKKLDNLHNDTIAKRETNYRSSIDTQQVDGEIELF
- a CDS encoding methyl-accepting chemotaxis protein, with the protein product MVNREQLFIALLLSTILLSINMLLLNWAALSIICLVANFVCLIGVFWLEKHKGNVTSTQKVERNINQDPAIKDTLSQIEKVIELQVNVIEKEISRTKTLVKDAVAGISDSFQYLQSLSVEQQQMINAVIENSQGIGEDHSTTLEEFVLDSGKTLESFVDVIVNTSKQSLQTMSYTDDMVEQFDGIFNLISQVENLASQTNLLALNAAIEAARAGDAGRGFAVVANEVRTLSVSSTELNNDIRIQISDAKTIIQKLRDAVEQMASADMTSTLEAKNNVSIMMQQVQDMNEQSAHIVEELATISPKISETVGIAVRSLQFEDLTYQSLSSLEHNLDSLKQLSTRIVQFDTQDKGASKQLKALANDCQNIIDRTHDMDSKRSVSQSSMDEGDVELF
- a CDS encoding STAS domain-containing protein, producing MNVKKQVSADDKTVTISINDRFDFSSHQKFKEAYVEANTLGTSFILDLSHTSYMDSSALGMILLLKDHAENVSGHLKIVNPNDAVNKILEIAQFHRLMTIEH
- a CDS encoding protein-glutamate methylesterase/protein-glutamine glutaminase; protein product: MNKIKVFVIDDSSVIRNIVTEILNQDELIEVVGEAKDPFEAREKIKQLNPDVLTLDVEMPKMDGITFLSNLMRLRPMPVVMLSTLTTHGADITLEALELGAVDFIAKPSFEDLLSTKDSFESVLLEKVKSAVAIDQKNYALAKASLKREGHTAIRFTGSKRANHLVAIGASTGGTEAIKQVLISMPSNAPGIVITQHIPKTFSERFANRLNACCEIQVQEAKHGQKIKSGNAYISPGDMHLTVAHKGGGLFCVLDDSPPVNRHKPSVDVLFYSLQEVADNVQAVLLTGMGQDGAKGMLCLKELGARTVIQDRQSSLIWGMPGSAHRLNAQCEEFDLTNIAGQLLKYAGLERTKMREVYLNGQ
- a CDS encoding response regulator, whose amino-acid sequence is MSKPTVLVIDDDINYLELLAEALEGTFQVSIAATLTQAESIIKDHHVFDIALVDENIGEEKGSAWIKNHTASGNVARSFVLYSGLATEEAILKGLECGADDFLAKPISLLALTNKLEKLITYQQQISRFEHEISSKEHVINVSMAQASKYGACMQLTSRLNSCFSIEKIRDEIFSFFYTMSLKGCIAFYPLNKEAEYFNSTNGFCSPVEKSVMELLKIKPRLHRFGNRTIFNHPLVSILVLNLEEDSIDTDIYVDAFASVIECVGARMEFLIYKESLINVQEQIQQAVSKTKKMIQVSKHHNQEVMNEIVQSIGLSFHVLDMTIEQEEYLTDLVHNALKKHTQDDVNFFEVTNLLDGALEKVDELKALNRSEEEEEVHNEFNDEDVLF
- a CDS encoding methyl-accepting chemotaxis protein; the protein is MTPKQISLVQESWKNVLPIAPQAAEIFYSNLFELDPSLKPMFKNDMKAQGKKLMAMLDTAVKLLNEPDKLIPSVEKLGVGHVKYGVKPEHYDTVGEALIKTLEIGLGDDFKAPVKRAWLAVYKKLSTTMIAAANAADIKDNSTRNTKAMNSKTDDQGLFISAAIEQSGTAFMMIDRDFIVNYVNESTMKLLKKHEAVFQQKWPSFRAEKDKILGTCIDVFHVKPEHQRKMLSDPSNLPYVTDINIEHLIIELNVTAINDADGNYIGNSLEWSDVTATRAAEDKAAQLQGAIDQSVTPSMLIDRDFIITYANYATLDLLKKHEATFANKWPGFKADEESILGTCIDGFHKNPAHQRELLSDPSNLPFKTDIRIEHLIFELNVTAVLDLRGNYIGNSLEWQDVTVARAKSVEVGRLTSAVEGMSTNLMMADLKGNIVYANPAVKAMLKRREARLRTVLPSFSVDTMIGTNFDSFHQNPAHQQNLLGNPENLPYKAEISVAGLTFELIAIALKDEDGNHVGTAVQWLDLTEERDAQNQVEKLINDAISGKLDSRIATEEYSGFMKGLGESINNLMNAIVEPITEAINVAQALSDGDLSQTMDGEYAGEFLALSNAMNGSINNLNNMVEAIRAASTNVFDSAREIAEGNNELSHRTESQASSLEETASAMEEITSTVQQNADNATEARKLSVDVMDKATNGGAVVKNAITAMSDINKSSKKIADIISVIDEIAFQTNLLALNAAVEAARAGEQGRGFAVVAAEVRNLAQRSAGAAKEIKGLINDSVDAVGQGTKLVDETGQTFTELVASIEEVGKMIGDIDSAGKEQAAGIGEVSAAVSQMDEMTQQNAALVEEAAASSKSMEDQAQSLLEQVSFFNNGEHEAAPASVAPVTRITRKAIDKPISKARVRREPIASDQEWEEF
- a CDS encoding ATP-binding SpoIIE family protein phosphatase — translated: MNKTIGNEKLALVVDDSDMQCKVLGVLLKEEGYRVQCASDGAQGVSMYIKYQPDLVLMDINMPIMDGYEAARQIKALSKDNSLCPLIFITSMSTEQAYIDSIEAGGDGILVRPFSPTVFKAKIKSIQRISDLILKNKALQQAQQKDAELAEQLMSGVIEARNYARDKIGILKKAAALFSGDIQLTALGPNGDVNVMLGDFTGHGLRSSIGAIPLAETFRTMTRKGFSLIDIISQVNQQLHQLLPPDLFLAAAFVTVSSHDNTVYIFNAGLPDVYIFGQSGNIKHRISSNHPPIGVMPALLKDARLSVFTVEETDRVVLISDGIVEARNSQGEMYEFERFEQAAATGILRDNIKNEVSTSVEKFCQNMPQEDDISLIDIPCQGWQQTLAVSAAPLLDKESDSLFDVEATWQWRLKLVGSKLSHVNPIPLAMSQIQEIEGNKDHLQSLFTILTELFVNSLDHGVLGLDSTMKSCADGFAEYFMERERRLKVITGGFVEINLSFYPNFSGGRVVIGIADSGNGFNVKKYNDMIIKHQMNKAEETTKLSGRGIRLVSQLCESLEYVDRGNQVQASYVWN
- a CDS encoding CheR family methyltransferase; the encoded protein is MSQIREKAFRLTDKEFSFICQFVYQSTGIVLNNSKREMVYRRLTRIVRERKLSSFSEYCCLLRDNSEQETPFFINAITTNLTSFFREKHHFDYLLSHELPQLILKNANRKRIRAWSSACSTGEEPYSIAITLYKALKPYLSSWDIKVLATDIDSEVLAKAKSGIYAQNRIEDLPEDYKKRFFHRGIGKNSDNVKVDSSIRQLITFKQLNLLNGWPMSGPFDVIFCRNVIIYFDKPTQLELFERYYEMLAPGGLLILGHSENLGSYQKYFINVGRTIFRKPE